One region of Alcanivorax sediminis genomic DNA includes:
- a CDS encoding alpha/beta fold hydrolase, whose translation MNVREGFVDIEGHRLAYLAVNEHLAQPDEPAEVFIHGVLASVNFWRAVLPAEYRDTRAWYALSLPAHPPSTAPADFQPEQVDDAWFYRIMNGALAQLLKGRKAIVVGHSTGGFAALNLAIHHSPQLAGVVSVAGFHSGQWGGVEGLLVKLAALGQWGRPLFAANLAIARHSRVVQKTFASLLARDRKAFLRHPLSHAMLEHLRTDTEAQDARALFCLFNGISKLEVGDRLGEIRVPCHLFIGTHDPVVPTSQSVLLAARVPDAHTEVFWNVGHMPFMESTEHFATALVQAITDIHQRNHRAAPAA comes from the coding sequence ATGAATGTAAGAGAAGGGTTTGTCGACATCGAAGGCCATCGTCTGGCATACCTGGCCGTGAATGAGCATCTGGCACAGCCCGACGAGCCCGCGGAAGTGTTCATTCATGGGGTACTGGCGTCGGTGAACTTCTGGCGTGCGGTTCTGCCGGCGGAATATCGCGACACGCGCGCCTGGTACGCCCTGAGCCTCCCTGCCCATCCGCCGTCCACCGCCCCGGCGGACTTTCAGCCGGAGCAGGTGGACGATGCCTGGTTCTACCGGATCATGAACGGGGCCCTGGCACAGCTGCTCAAGGGCCGAAAAGCCATCGTGGTGGGGCATTCTACCGGTGGGTTCGCCGCCCTGAATCTGGCCATTCATCATTCACCCCAGTTGGCGGGCGTCGTCAGCGTTGCGGGTTTTCATAGCGGGCAGTGGGGTGGTGTGGAAGGGTTGCTGGTAAAACTGGCGGCGCTGGGGCAATGGGGGCGGCCGTTGTTTGCGGCCAATCTTGCCATTGCCCGACACAGTCGCGTTGTGCAGAAAACCTTTGCCAGTCTGCTGGCTCGCGATCGCAAAGCGTTTCTGCGTCATCCCCTGAGTCATGCCATGCTCGAGCATCTTCGCACCGATACCGAGGCACAGGATGCCAGGGCCCTGTTCTGCCTGTTTAACGGCATCAGCAAGCTGGAAGTTGGCGACCGGCTGGGCGAGATCCGTGTGCCGTGCCATCTGTTTATCGGCACCCACGATCCGGTGGTGCCCACGTCCCAGTCGGTACTCCTGGCGGCCCGAGTGCCCGACGCGCACACGGAGGTGTTCTGGAATGTGGGCCATATGCCCTTCATGGAAAGCACCGAGCACTTCGCCACCGCCCTGGTGCAGGCGATCACCGATATCCACCAACGCAACCATCGGGCAGCCCCCGCTGCCTGA
- a CDS encoding helix-turn-helix transcriptional regulator, whose translation MEKDWKLDIVFSDSVAIFRGHVGPNKPHSHWASQLTIAVEGELEFEAGNSGRRHAQAVFLSSNVKHQLYSGYVCSIYFDPLARSPLTALGERSEAGWAALTATELPAPLRQLSAASDLRALLESDLLRVAPSDASADVRFRETVNEITRQLRAGNDPDREELAAMAHLSASRFSHWFVEQSGIPLRSYKKWLKLRMAMDALLDGNNPMDAAMQAGFSDLPHMSRAFAESFGLTYMDALHALQQARQQ comes from the coding sequence ATGGAAAAAGACTGGAAGCTGGATATCGTTTTTTCCGACAGTGTGGCCATCTTTCGTGGTCATGTGGGCCCCAACAAGCCGCACAGTCACTGGGCATCCCAACTGACCATTGCGGTGGAGGGTGAGCTGGAGTTCGAGGCCGGTAACTCCGGGCGACGCCATGCCCAGGCAGTATTCCTGTCGTCGAACGTGAAACACCAGCTGTATTCCGGTTATGTCTGCTCCATTTACTTTGATCCTCTGGCCCGATCGCCACTCACGGCGCTGGGTGAGCGCAGTGAAGCGGGCTGGGCCGCCTTGACGGCGACAGAGCTGCCTGCCCCCCTTCGCCAGTTGTCCGCGGCCAGTGACCTGCGCGCCCTGCTGGAATCGGACCTGCTGAGGGTGGCACCTTCCGATGCGTCAGCCGACGTGCGCTTTCGGGAGACCGTTAACGAGATCACCAGGCAGCTGCGTGCCGGGAACGATCCCGATCGGGAGGAGCTGGCGGCCATGGCGCACCTTTCGGCCAGCCGCTTTTCCCACTGGTTTGTGGAGCAATCCGGTATTCCGCTGCGCAGTTACAAGAAGTGGCTCAAGCTGAGGATGGCCATGGATGCGCTGCTGGACGGCAACAACCCGATGGATGCCGCCATGCAGGCGGGCTTCAGTGATTTACCTCACATGAGCCGTGCTTTCGCCGAATCATTTGGCCTCACCTATATGGATGCCCTCCACGCTTTGCAGCAAGCCCGGCAACAGTAG
- a CDS encoding AraC family transcriptional regulator, producing the protein MTNHAKLLSNHAMKANYPDPTAIRVNGSYARVLLDWLDQHQLNAPTLRAAVSRLGPGEQVPLFQWLELLRRAWEVHPGDGRGLEIGACITPDHVGVLGYLVQASDNLGQALYAYQRFESLFYGVQMAEVTIKADQAEIGWPRFGGLSLGLLVDETAISALISFLRKIVPDAPNPAEVTFSSPAPDNPAVYEAFFGCPVRFNAPYVSVRFPADYLSIPLPTANPALRQILDRQSDALSNALPGNDPFAFQVQQVFLRLLPDARVSLREVASEMAISVRTLQRRLSQSGQTFQGLLDRTRQELAQSYLRDPSLSLFEITMLLGFAEQSSFNRAFKQWVGVSPGACRGGS; encoded by the coding sequence TTGACGAATCATGCCAAGCTGTTATCCAATCACGCCATGAAGGCAAACTATCCCGATCCCACCGCGATTCGTGTCAACGGCTCCTATGCCCGTGTGCTGCTGGACTGGCTGGACCAGCACCAGCTGAATGCGCCTACCCTTCGCGCCGCGGTGTCACGACTGGGGCCGGGCGAGCAGGTGCCCCTGTTCCAATGGCTGGAGTTGCTGCGGCGGGCCTGGGAGGTGCACCCCGGTGATGGCCGTGGGCTGGAAATCGGCGCCTGTATCACCCCGGATCATGTGGGGGTGCTGGGCTATCTGGTGCAAGCCAGCGACAACCTGGGCCAGGCCCTGTATGCCTACCAGCGCTTCGAGTCCCTGTTCTACGGGGTGCAGATGGCGGAGGTGACGATAAAGGCGGACCAGGCCGAGATCGGCTGGCCCCGGTTCGGCGGCCTGAGTCTGGGCTTGTTGGTGGATGAGACTGCCATCTCGGCATTGATCAGCTTTCTGCGCAAGATCGTCCCGGACGCCCCCAACCCTGCGGAAGTGACCTTCTCGTCCCCGGCCCCGGACAATCCCGCGGTGTATGAGGCCTTCTTTGGCTGTCCGGTACGCTTCAATGCGCCCTATGTGTCGGTGCGCTTCCCGGCGGATTACCTCAGTATCCCCTTGCCTACTGCCAATCCGGCCCTGCGCCAGATTCTCGACCGACAGTCCGATGCTCTCTCCAATGCGCTGCCGGGCAACGACCCCTTCGCCTTTCAGGTGCAGCAGGTGTTCCTGCGCCTGCTGCCGGATGCACGGGTATCGCTCAGGGAAGTGGCCAGCGAAATGGCCATCTCCGTGCGCACCCTGCAACGCCGCCTCTCACAAAGCGGCCAGACCTTCCAGGGCCTGCTCGACCGTACCCGCCAGGAGCTGGCGCAAAGCTACCTGCGTGATCCGTCCCTTTCCCTGTTCGAAATCACCATGCTGCTTGGCTTTGCGGAGCAGAGTTCATTCAACCGGGCGTTCAAGCAGTGGGTGGGGGTGTCGCCGGGGGCCTGCAGAGGGGGAAGTTGA
- a CDS encoding sterol desaturase family protein, whose amino-acid sequence MNLIDFAVTTYQNADIKELLLVAMMPLFGLTIVIEAWRFRGTGIYNLKDSLASMTLGASYVLLEVVVNALFVFAILNWVYSHRLMDISITPLTFVLLFLMVDFLFYAYHVTAHKVRWFWATHVVHHASEHMNFTTAGRQSTLYAFSGLFLFFVPPVWLGFDPAWGLFTLALNLSYQWFIHTQWVKKLPRPIEFILNTPSHHRVHHGRNPEYIDRNFGGTLIIWDRLFGTFVEERDDLPPEYGITRQIHSYNPITLTLHEFIALFRDMAKPGPLWLRLKHLWATPEWQRPEPAPPTEQKGELPSPQPDNAVQ is encoded by the coding sequence ATGAACCTGATCGACTTTGCCGTGACGACCTACCAGAACGCCGACATCAAGGAGCTGCTACTGGTAGCCATGATGCCGCTGTTCGGCCTCACTATCGTCATTGAAGCCTGGCGTTTCCGTGGCACCGGCATTTACAACCTCAAGGATTCACTCGCCAGCATGACGCTGGGCGCCAGCTATGTGTTGCTGGAAGTGGTGGTGAATGCCCTGTTTGTGTTCGCCATTCTGAACTGGGTGTACAGCCACCGACTGATGGACATCAGCATTACCCCGTTGACCTTCGTTCTGCTGTTCCTGATGGTGGATTTCCTGTTTTATGCCTACCACGTAACCGCCCACAAGGTGCGCTGGTTCTGGGCCACCCACGTGGTACACCACGCCTCGGAGCACATGAACTTCACCACCGCCGGGCGGCAGAGCACCCTGTATGCCTTCAGTGGCCTGTTCCTGTTTTTCGTGCCGCCGGTATGGCTGGGCTTTGATCCTGCCTGGGGGCTGTTCACCCTGGCGTTGAACCTCTCCTACCAGTGGTTCATTCATACCCAGTGGGTGAAAAAGCTGCCGCGCCCTATCGAGTTCATCCTCAACACACCGTCACACCACCGCGTGCACCACGGCCGCAACCCGGAATACATCGACCGTAACTTCGGCGGCACCCTGATTATCTGGGATCGGCTGTTCGGCACCTTTGTGGAAGAGCGCGATGACCTGCCGCCGGAATACGGCATCACCCGCCAGATCCACAGCTACAACCCGATCACCCTGACGCTGCATGAGTTCATCGCACTGTTCAGGGATATGGCCAAGCCGGGCCCGCTGTGGCTGCGCTTGAAACATCTGTGGGCCACACCGGAATGGCAACGACCCGAGCCAGCCCCACCGACCGAACAGAAGGGAGAATTGCCGTCACCCCAGCCCGACAACGCGGTGCAATGA
- a CDS encoding sphingomyelin phosphodiesterase: protein MRIIKPLTLAALLLASLSPHAQANRPDIRVMGYNIMQLPVQDWDQDARADHLADALRTLPALPDVIGYSEVFTDYAYGKVTGMHEYNYATPVLGLTCSGGGWNSISGPCSNMIGVVRGGVTVVSQYPILEQHALVFANYVPNSWDAQSNKGAVYAKIEMGGYNYHVVATHLQATHDETDDTEHGVRMAQLQEIHDWLDSFNIPADEPIILAGDMNVPFSLSSQVSEMLSVSEGAMNFPNNDGFGSYPENNWMSRAYNYYWGYDMCYDDTLDYVFHRDDHLQPVTTPEMDVIALKSPNSWYWSYLYGNWPLCGGSTWHNGYTTDISDHYPVMATYRYPEDNNPAPVDSDNDGLTDDEEALLGTNPAVADSDNDGLDDGAEVNTHSTDPLNADTDGDGYSDGDEVTAGSNPLDGNDPASAVQQVSGSWASSGGKSTSSSGNPHYQLTLGQSGTVTLDLTSSVDNYLYLLDSNGVIISEDNNSGGNKNARITVSLAAGNYDVVAATSRPNKSGGFTLSVSQGSLSAL from the coding sequence ATGAGAATAATCAAGCCGCTCACCCTGGCAGCGCTCCTGCTTGCCAGTTTGTCCCCCCATGCCCAGGCCAACCGCCCCGACATCCGTGTGATGGGCTACAACATCATGCAATTGCCGGTTCAGGACTGGGATCAGGATGCCCGTGCCGACCATCTGGCTGACGCCTTGCGCACCTTGCCGGCCCTGCCGGATGTGATTGGTTACTCCGAGGTGTTCACCGATTACGCCTACGGCAAAGTCACCGGCATGCATGAATACAACTACGCCACCCCGGTACTGGGCCTGACCTGCTCCGGTGGTGGCTGGAATTCCATCAGTGGTCCCTGTTCCAACATGATTGGTGTGGTGCGCGGTGGCGTCACTGTCGTATCCCAGTACCCGATTCTGGAACAGCACGCGCTGGTGTTTGCCAACTATGTGCCCAACTCCTGGGATGCTCAATCCAACAAGGGCGCGGTGTACGCCAAGATCGAGATGGGGGGGTACAACTACCATGTAGTCGCGACGCATCTGCAAGCCACCCATGATGAAACCGACGACACCGAACATGGTGTGCGCATGGCACAGTTGCAGGAGATTCACGACTGGCTCGACAGCTTCAACATCCCAGCCGACGAGCCGATCATTCTGGCCGGTGACATGAACGTGCCGTTCAGCCTGTCCAGCCAGGTCAGTGAAATGCTGTCCGTGTCTGAGGGTGCGATGAATTTCCCCAATAACGATGGCTTTGGTTCCTATCCGGAAAACAACTGGATGTCCCGTGCCTACAACTATTACTGGGGTTACGACATGTGCTACGACGACACGCTGGATTACGTTTTCCATCGTGACGATCACCTGCAGCCCGTGACTACCCCGGAAATGGATGTGATTGCCCTGAAGAGCCCGAACAGCTGGTACTGGTCTTACCTTTACGGCAACTGGCCGTTGTGTGGCGGTTCCACCTGGCATAACGGTTACACCACGGACATCTCGGACCACTACCCGGTCATGGCCACTTACCGCTATCCGGAAGATAACAATCCTGCGCCGGTGGACAGTGACAACGATGGCCTGACCGATGACGAAGAAGCGCTGCTCGGCACCAATCCGGCAGTTGCGGACAGCGACAATGATGGCCTCGACGATGGCGCGGAAGTGAACACCCACAGCACCGATCCGCTGAATGCCGACACCGATGGCGATGGCTACAGCGATGGTGATGAAGTGACGGCGGGCAGCAATCCCCTGGATGGCAACGATCCCGCCTCTGCAGTGCAGCAAGTCAGCGGAAGCTGGGCCAGTTCAGGTGGCAAGAGCACCTCCAGCAGTGGCAACCCGCATTATCAGCTGACGCTGGGCCAAAGTGGCACGGTGACTCTGGATCTGACCTCCAGCGTGGATAACTACCTGTACCTGCTGGACAGTAACGGGGTGATTATCTCGGAAGACAACAACAGTGGCGGCAACAAGAACGCGCGAATTACCGTCAGCCTGGCGGCGGGAAACTATGACGTGGTCGCGGCCACCAGCCGCCCGAACAAGTCTGGCGGCTTTACTCTCTCCGTTAGTCAGGGCAGCCTCAGCGCCCTGTAA
- a CDS encoding PA4780 family RIO1-like protein kinase, producing MKTPKRLQPLVDDGLVDEVLSRLMSGKEADVYVVRCGDEVRCAKVYKEAMQRSFKKAAQYQEGRKVRNSRRARAMEKGSKFGREQQEKVWQSAEVDALRRLADAGVRVPRTYGMLEGVLLMELVTDEAGDVAPRLGEVVMDAEQAREDHRLMIRYIVRMLCAGLIHGDLSEFNVLVDEDGPVIIDLPQAVDAAANNNARAMLERDVNNMRRYYSLFAPELADTRYAKEIWDLYEGGLLHPDAELSGDAEEDTHEADVDDVLAEIKAAFEEEEARRQRARDADSPD from the coding sequence ATGAAAACCCCAAAACGCCTCCAGCCCCTGGTCGATGATGGCCTTGTCGACGAAGTCCTCAGCCGCCTCATGAGTGGCAAGGAAGCGGATGTCTATGTGGTGCGCTGTGGCGATGAGGTGCGTTGTGCCAAGGTCTATAAAGAGGCCATGCAGCGCAGCTTCAAGAAAGCCGCCCAGTATCAGGAAGGCCGCAAGGTCCGAAACTCCCGCCGTGCCCGCGCCATGGAGAAGGGCTCCAAGTTTGGACGCGAGCAGCAGGAGAAGGTCTGGCAAAGTGCCGAAGTGGATGCCCTGCGTCGTCTGGCGGATGCGGGCGTGCGGGTGCCCCGCACCTACGGCATGCTGGAAGGGGTGTTGTTGATGGAGCTTGTCACCGATGAAGCCGGTGATGTGGCGCCACGGCTTGGCGAGGTGGTCATGGATGCGGAGCAGGCCCGCGAAGATCACCGTCTGATGATTCGCTATATTGTGCGCATGCTGTGTGCCGGCCTGATCCATGGGGACCTGTCCGAATTCAACGTGCTGGTGGATGAAGATGGGCCTGTCATCATCGACCTGCCCCAGGCGGTGGACGCCGCCGCCAACAACAATGCCCGCGCCATGCTCGAACGCGATGTGAACAACATGCGGCGCTATTACTCCCTGTTCGCCCCGGAGCTGGCCGACACCCGCTACGCCAAGGAAATCTGGGATCTCTACGAAGGCGGTCTGCTGCATCCGGATGCGGAACTCAGCGGTGATGCCGAAGAAGACACCCACGAGGCCGACGTGGATGACGTCCTGGCTGAGATCAAGGCGGCCTTCGAAGAAGAGGAAGCCAGACGCCAGCGGGCGAGGGACGCCGATTCGCCGGACTGA
- a CDS encoding cation transporter — translation MSGCDCSFEANNRDQRRVLKILLAINATMFVIELVTGWLAQSTGLLADSLDMFADAAVYAISLSAVGAVMSRKVRAARVSGVLQVLLGLGVVIEVARRFWFGSDPEGTLMIAIGALALAANVTCLALLARHRDGEVHMRASWIFSANDVLANLGVLAAAGLVMLTGSRLPDLIIGALIAAIVIYGGITILREAGESAQADACDDDKAACDLENHSGEG, via the coding sequence ATGTCCGGCTGTGACTGCAGCTTCGAAGCCAACAACCGTGATCAGCGCCGGGTACTGAAGATCCTGTTGGCGATCAATGCGACGATGTTTGTCATCGAGCTGGTCACTGGTTGGCTGGCCCAGTCCACCGGGTTGCTGGCGGATTCCCTGGACATGTTTGCCGATGCGGCGGTTTATGCGATCAGCCTCTCCGCCGTTGGGGCCGTCATGAGCCGCAAGGTGCGGGCGGCCCGCGTCAGTGGTGTGCTGCAGGTGCTTCTCGGCCTGGGGGTAGTGATCGAGGTGGCCCGCCGGTTCTGGTTTGGCAGCGATCCCGAGGGCACATTGATGATTGCCATTGGTGCTCTTGCCCTGGCGGCCAATGTGACCTGCCTGGCCCTGCTGGCCCGCCACCGCGATGGCGAGGTGCACATGCGCGCCTCGTGGATTTTCTCTGCCAATGATGTGCTCGCCAACCTGGGCGTATTGGCTGCCGCCGGTCTGGTGATGCTCACCGGGTCGCGGCTGCCCGACCTGATCATTGGCGCCTTGATTGCCGCGATCGTGATCTACGGCGGCATCACCATTCTGCGTGAGGCGGGTGAGTCGGCGCAGGCGGATGCCTGTGATGATGACAAGGCGGCTTGCGATCTCGAAAACCATTCCGGCGAGGGTTAG
- a CDS encoding phytanoyl-CoA dioxygenase family protein, producing the protein MFDHYDIKEDMMRGFEPLEAILDRQPLKGVNAWKLKLASVVFSLLKYSYSPVKKLVGADVNITEGMEDKRNLGMRIRGHRRQETDGGYYLSEEEVKTFIRDGILGPYPLLSASHADALKAHIYALQAGDFGGEMLFGNARARDVLKRHGMWNLNYSGLYQALRYHELWDVLSAKPITQRMASLLGDNLLCWRSQFFEKPPGATGTFWHQTGTFRESSIRPKLVPTRDTDESMVQLTAWVALTDVTIDNGCMRFVPGSYRDGRFEYLTYQMKRHATNYLMTLPRKKIERLIHAARFTAGNFVKVQAAYEMILDEVPDLFDGFETRSMEMKAGEFIIFTSLNTHASHPNITTDDTRLAFAGRYTTTDVKVYNGFRKDVCATPEGEIPFDVSRCACMQVMGEDHYGYNQILSRPLP; encoded by the coding sequence GTGTTTGATCACTATGACATCAAGGAAGACATGATGCGTGGCTTCGAGCCTCTGGAGGCGATTCTGGATCGACAGCCACTGAAGGGGGTTAATGCGTGGAAGTTGAAACTGGCGTCAGTCGTATTCTCCTTGCTCAAGTATTCGTATTCTCCGGTAAAAAAACTGGTCGGAGCTGATGTAAATATTACCGAAGGCATGGAAGACAAGCGCAATCTGGGTATGCGCATCCGCGGGCATCGTCGGCAGGAAACGGATGGTGGTTATTATCTGAGTGAAGAGGAGGTAAAAACCTTCATCAGAGATGGCATTCTTGGCCCTTATCCGCTGCTTTCTGCCTCCCACGCCGATGCGCTGAAGGCACACATCTATGCACTTCAGGCAGGAGACTTTGGCGGTGAAATGCTTTTTGGCAATGCTCGGGCGCGAGACGTATTGAAACGCCACGGCATGTGGAACCTGAATTACAGTGGCTTGTATCAGGCCCTGCGTTACCACGAGCTGTGGGATGTACTTTCCGCCAAGCCGATTACACAACGAATGGCCAGCCTGCTGGGCGATAACCTCCTTTGCTGGCGTTCCCAGTTCTTCGAAAAGCCACCGGGTGCAACGGGGACATTCTGGCATCAGACCGGAACCTTCCGCGAATCATCGATCAGGCCCAAGCTCGTGCCTACCCGTGACACGGATGAGAGTATGGTGCAACTGACGGCCTGGGTGGCATTGACAGATGTGACTATTGATAACGGCTGTATGCGTTTTGTTCCTGGCTCCTATCGGGATGGTCGCTTTGAATATCTGACCTACCAGATGAAGCGTCATGCGACCAATTATCTGATGACACTGCCACGGAAAAAAATCGAACGATTAATCCATGCAGCGCGATTCACGGCGGGTAACTTTGTCAAAGTGCAGGCCGCCTATGAAATGATTCTCGACGAAGTGCCCGATCTGTTCGATGGATTTGAAACCCGCTCTATGGAGATGAAGGCTGGGGAATTCATCATTTTCACCTCGCTTAACACCCACGCCTCTCACCCCAACATCACCACCGACGATACCCGGTTGGCCTTTGCCGGACGCTACACCACCACAGATGTGAAGGTGTACAACGGTTTCAGGAAAGATGTTTGTGCTACCCCGGAAGGTGAAATCCCCTTTGATGTCTCCCGCTGCGCATGCATGCAAGTGATGGGCGAAGACCACTACGGTTATAACCAGATTTTGTCACGACCGCTGCCGTGA
- a CDS encoding GNAT family N-acetyltransferase — MDKKIVKEIIPECARKFSFGKYRYYIFNKPDLVFSDNHKMELFEFTAKLIQETFEKEDQSYFRSRKNYFGDIDQYWLVLDKGGEAVGFCGVKKLCYEGRDAIYLDTVNIAREHQGNGIASIMVCLTWLLNSISSRSFVPFAMRTQNPAVYKSIIRMVEPNVIPEIDYVCERKVRQRIYGFARYVAEMMSKGAEVDYDEETSVCRSAYGRNLYRKGFRFSSEDSVTRYFDAVLNRDAGDTMMVVVWPRVTPYRFLRMLALMVPRSVPVPMLKSSRSSQA; from the coding sequence ATGGACAAAAAAATAGTAAAAGAAATTATTCCTGAATGTGCACGGAAGTTCTCCTTCGGTAAGTACCGTTACTATATCTTTAACAAGCCGGATCTTGTTTTTAGTGACAATCATAAGATGGAGCTCTTCGAGTTCACTGCAAAACTGATCCAGGAAACCTTCGAGAAAGAAGACCAGAGCTACTTTCGATCAAGAAAAAATTATTTTGGTGATATTGATCAGTACTGGCTGGTACTTGACAAGGGAGGTGAGGCGGTCGGTTTCTGTGGGGTCAAGAAGTTGTGTTACGAGGGGCGGGATGCCATCTATCTGGATACTGTCAACATTGCCAGAGAGCACCAAGGTAACGGCATTGCTTCGATTATGGTTTGCCTGACCTGGCTACTGAACTCCATTAGCTCAAGAAGTTTTGTTCCCTTTGCCATGCGCACACAGAATCCTGCGGTGTACAAGAGCATCATTCGTATGGTTGAGCCTAATGTGATTCCTGAAATTGATTATGTGTGCGAAAGAAAAGTGCGCCAGCGGATCTATGGTTTCGCCAGATATGTCGCTGAGATGATGTCAAAAGGTGCGGAGGTGGATTACGACGAAGAAACCTCGGTTTGTCGATCTGCCTATGGACGAAATCTTTATCGCAAGGGCTTTCGCTTTTCCAGTGAAGACAGTGTGACACGATATTTTGATGCGGTGCTCAATCGTGATGCAGGTGACACCATGATGGTGGTGGTATGGCCACGAGTGACGCCTTATCGCTTCCTGAGAATGCTGGCGCTAATGGTGCCCAGGTCGGTGCCCGTGCCCATGCTGAAATCATCTCGAAGTAGCCAGGCATGA
- a CDS encoding lysophospholipid acyltransferase family protein, translating into MSSSQLSRKTRTPLAQIIAQALLRLAGWKAGPFPDIDRAVIAGGPHTSNWDGVIALVSRSALQKDVNIMIKHSLFKGPLGWLLHKLGAMPIERGRAGGVVTQTVAEFKRRDKLLIAVTPEGTRSNAAEWKLGFYHIAKRANVPIILALADYEKKTFSFPVVIYPGDDMEADLEEIYKHFSGVTPRHPEKLSAPVRRHYTG; encoded by the coding sequence ATGTCGTCATCACAGCTATCTAGAAAGACGCGTACCCCGCTGGCTCAGATCATCGCTCAGGCCTTGTTGCGCCTGGCTGGCTGGAAAGCGGGCCCCTTCCCGGATATTGATCGAGCGGTCATCGCTGGCGGCCCGCATACCTCTAACTGGGATGGTGTCATTGCACTGGTTAGCCGTTCGGCCCTGCAGAAAGATGTGAACATCATGATCAAGCACAGCCTGTTCAAGGGGCCGCTGGGCTGGCTGCTGCACAAGCTGGGCGCCATGCCCATCGAGCGGGGGCGGGCTGGAGGCGTGGTCACCCAGACCGTGGCTGAGTTCAAGAGGCGCGACAAGCTCCTGATCGCAGTAACGCCGGAAGGTACCCGCAGCAATGCGGCGGAATGGAAGCTTGGTTTCTATCACATCGCCAAACGCGCCAACGTGCCGATCATTCTTGCCTTGGCCGATTACGAGAAGAAGACCTTTTCGTTTCCGGTAGTCATTTATCCCGGTGATGACATGGAGGCAGACCTGGAGGAGATCTATAAACATTTTTCCGGTGTGACTCCCCGTCACCCGGAAAAGTTGTCCGCTCCAGTTCGGCGCCACTATACCGGCTGA
- a CDS encoding NUDIX hydrolase: MPDLAWLKKVRPQKLPFRRHVTRAAVALVQRDDPGQEALLFIQRARREGDPWSGDMAFPGGRLQASDTSSRDTAMRETREETGLDLYAGGRYQARLSDLLTRHHSRWRPMVVTPHVFRWQGDAALTLNHEARSGVWIPLDYLSDPVNHSTLPVNTPLGTLTFPCCRYQDYCIWGLSYSMMQEWLALAG; the protein is encoded by the coding sequence GTGCCTGATCTGGCCTGGCTAAAGAAGGTTCGTCCACAGAAACTGCCGTTTCGGCGTCATGTGACCCGTGCGGCAGTGGCGCTGGTGCAGCGCGATGATCCCGGGCAAGAAGCATTGCTGTTTATCCAGCGGGCGCGCCGGGAGGGGGATCCCTGGTCGGGTGATATGGCGTTTCCCGGTGGCCGTCTGCAGGCCAGCGACACCTCCAGCCGTGACACCGCCATGCGCGAAACGCGGGAAGAAACCGGCCTGGATCTGTATGCCGGAGGGCGCTACCAGGCCCGCCTGTCTGACCTGCTCACTCGTCACCACAGCCGTTGGCGCCCCATGGTCGTGACCCCGCATGTGTTTCGCTGGCAGGGTGATGCGGCTCTGACCCTCAACCACGAAGCCCGTAGCGGGGTATGGATACCGCTTGATTACCTGTCGGATCCGGTGAATCACTCCACCCTGCCGGTGAATACGCCGCTGGGGACGCTGACCTTTCCCTGCTGCCGCTATCAGGATTACTGCATCTGGGGGCTCAGCTACAGCATGATGCAGGAGTGGCTTGCTCTGGCCGGTTGA
- a CDS encoding YidH family protein produces the protein MLMTLYPEGETTMSEEKDPRVLFAAERTLLAWNRTSIALIAFGFLVERSGMLMQMLAAESPDRLPQSITVLVGLLFILIGAGVAIFASRQYARFLSTLKPSDFPEGYAARWGIVVNVGVALLGMLLAVALFLAQ, from the coding sequence ATGCTGATGACACTGTACCCGGAAGGTGAAACGACCATGTCAGAAGAGAAAGACCCCCGAGTCCTGTTTGCGGCAGAGCGCACCCTGCTGGCCTGGAACCGCACCAGCATTGCGCTCATCGCCTTCGGCTTTCTGGTGGAACGGTCCGGCATGCTGATGCAGATGCTGGCGGCTGAGTCACCAGACCGGCTGCCACAGAGCATCACGGTGCTGGTAGGGCTGCTGTTTATTCTGATCGGCGCGGGGGTGGCGATCTTTGCGTCCCGCCAGTACGCGCGCTTCCTGTCGACGCTGAAACCTTCAGACTTTCCAGAAGGGTATGCGGCCCGCTGGGGTATCGTGGTCAATGTGGGCGTTGCCCTGCTGGGGATGCTGCTGGCAGTGGCGCTGTTCCTGGCGCAGTAG